The Mycolicibacterium flavescens genome has a segment encoding these proteins:
- a CDS encoding acyl-CoA dehydrogenase: MSAPQTRPREAEFAEFRNRVRAHIAEHAPPFEAREGHRAPETAEQEALLRTWFASLFVAGFIGADWPVEYGGRADHHPLHDRIVSEEILRARAPRPVDQVNLAAHVLLHFGSDEQKSALLPRIRSSEHVWCQLLSEPDAGSDIAAVRCKGAHRPDGSWVIDGQKTWITDGHWADMGLALIRTDPSSSRHHGLSAFIVPLDSPGIEIRPIRTINEAIEVNEVFLDDVTIPPDSLIGEPGQGWSIIMAGLDFERFGIGGNVILLELLIDDLVTVARHGRIDDKPALQHADIRHQVAELAVEVEVAKAFIDDHVERLVAGAEQTGDGSIAKLSFAETYHRVSAYGAQLSTMVCTVSADSDVALAKQRLKECWLWSRAYTVSGGSSEMMRNILAKRRLLLPTR; this comes from the coding sequence GTGAGCGCCCCGCAGACTCGGCCCAGAGAGGCCGAATTCGCCGAGTTCCGCAACCGCGTCAGGGCACACATCGCTGAACATGCACCACCGTTCGAGGCCCGAGAGGGGCACCGGGCACCGGAGACGGCCGAGCAGGAAGCCCTGCTGCGCACGTGGTTCGCCTCGCTGTTCGTCGCTGGATTCATCGGTGCGGACTGGCCCGTCGAATACGGCGGCCGTGCCGATCACCACCCACTGCACGATCGGATCGTCTCCGAGGAGATCCTGCGTGCCCGCGCCCCGCGCCCCGTTGATCAGGTCAACCTGGCCGCTCATGTGCTGCTGCATTTCGGGTCCGATGAGCAGAAATCCGCTCTGCTGCCGCGGATCCGGAGCAGCGAGCACGTCTGGTGCCAGCTGCTCAGCGAGCCCGATGCCGGCAGCGATATCGCCGCGGTGCGCTGTAAGGGCGCGCATCGGCCCGACGGGTCATGGGTGATCGACGGGCAGAAGACGTGGATCACCGACGGGCACTGGGCCGACATGGGCCTGGCCCTGATCCGCACCGACCCGTCGTCGTCGCGTCATCACGGACTGTCCGCATTCATCGTGCCGTTGGACTCACCGGGCATCGAGATCCGCCCGATCCGCACGATCAACGAGGCGATCGAGGTCAACGAGGTCTTCCTCGATGATGTGACCATCCCTCCCGACAGCCTGATCGGAGAGCCTGGCCAGGGCTGGTCGATCATCATGGCGGGCCTGGACTTCGAACGGTTCGGCATCGGCGGCAACGTCATCCTGCTGGAACTTCTGATCGACGATCTGGTCACAGTGGCCCGTCACGGTCGCATCGACGACAAGCCGGCCCTGCAACACGCCGACATCCGGCACCAGGTCGCGGAGTTGGCCGTCGAGGTCGAGGTGGCGAAAGCCTTCATCGACGACCATGTCGAACGCTTGGTGGCCGGCGCCGAGCAGACAGGCGACGGTTCGATCGCCAAGCTCAGTTTTGCCGAGACGTATCACCGTGTTTCGGCCTACGGCGCGCAGCTGTCGACAATGGTCTGCACCGTCTCCGCCGATTCGGATGTGGCGCTTGCCAAACAGCGTCTGAAAGAATGCTGGCTATGGTCCCGTGCATACACCGTGTCCGGTGGCAGCTCTGAGATGATGCGCAACATCCTGGCCAAGCGACGCCTGCTGCTGCCGACTCGCTGA
- the yecD gene encoding nicotinamidase-like amidase codes for MPQPRLQDLLNPATTALVTQECQGGVIGPQAGLPMLAEEARREAIPNIARLLDAARAAGATVVHCLIQKRPDNRGSNTNARLFMAGKSFAADLTPGSPGASVLPELGQAPSDIVLTRLHGVGPMTGTDLDSVLRNLNIKTIVGVGVSVNIAIPNFVMDAVNRSYQFVLPRDAVSGYPREYAESVIDNTLALLATVTTTDDVVQAWKEIGT; via the coding sequence ATGCCGCAACCACGCCTGCAGGACCTCCTCAATCCCGCCACGACCGCGCTGGTCACCCAGGAGTGCCAGGGGGGAGTGATCGGCCCGCAGGCCGGTCTGCCGATGCTCGCTGAAGAGGCACGCCGCGAGGCGATCCCGAACATTGCGAGGCTGCTCGATGCGGCCCGCGCGGCCGGGGCGACAGTGGTGCATTGCCTGATTCAGAAGCGCCCGGACAACCGCGGTTCGAACACCAACGCCAGGTTGTTCATGGCGGGTAAGTCTTTCGCCGCAGACCTGACCCCCGGAAGCCCGGGCGCCTCCGTGCTGCCCGAACTGGGTCAGGCACCCAGCGACATCGTCCTCACCCGCCTGCATGGCGTCGGGCCCATGACCGGCACGGACCTCGACTCAGTTCTCCGGAACTTGAACATCAAAACTATTGTGGGCGTCGGCGTCTCGGTCAACATAGCCATCCCGAACTTCGTCATGGATGCGGTCAACCGCAGCTACCAGTTCGTGCTGCCCCGCGATGCGGTGAGTGGGTATCCGCGCGAGTACGCGGAGTCGGTCATCGACAACACGCTGGCGCTGCTCGCGACGGTGACGACGACGGACGACGTCGTTCAAGCCTGGAAGGAGATCGGCACCTGA
- the limB_8 gene encoding putative F420-dependent oxidoreductase, Rv2161c family, whose translation MTVSYSLELPTQRVEEASEFVNAEAIAEIARAAESSGFAAVHVTDHPAPDAKWLDHGGHHALDPFVALSFAAAATTDVKLLTNVYIAAYRNPFLGAKSIQSLAVLSGGRLILGTAAGYLKPEFRALGIDFDARGALLDEALDVLSHVMTGDDVAYEGTSFAARGVRLRPVPAAPPVWVGGNSKPAVRRAVSRAQGWAPFNTFGYAAASRTAEISSIEDLEAAIVWAKKYAAEVGRTEPLDICFSAGNLLDDSKSSDERHATIAKLEAMGVTWLTIAPQGADRPEVIDHARAFAKEFIA comes from the coding sequence GTGACCGTTTCATATTCGCTTGAACTCCCCACTCAGCGGGTGGAGGAGGCATCGGAGTTCGTCAATGCCGAAGCGATCGCCGAGATCGCGCGCGCCGCCGAGTCCAGCGGATTCGCCGCTGTACACGTCACCGACCACCCGGCACCCGATGCCAAGTGGCTCGACCACGGCGGGCACCACGCCCTTGATCCGTTCGTCGCGCTTTCGTTCGCCGCCGCGGCCACCACCGACGTGAAACTGCTGACCAACGTCTACATCGCCGCCTATCGCAACCCGTTCCTGGGTGCGAAGTCGATTCAGAGCCTCGCTGTCCTGTCCGGCGGCCGCCTCATCCTCGGCACGGCCGCCGGCTATCTGAAACCGGAGTTCAGAGCGCTCGGAATCGATTTCGACGCCCGAGGTGCGCTGCTGGATGAGGCGCTCGACGTTCTAAGCCACGTGATGACCGGTGATGACGTCGCCTACGAAGGGACATCGTTCGCCGCGCGCGGTGTCCGCCTGCGCCCGGTGCCTGCGGCCCCGCCCGTCTGGGTGGGCGGGAACAGCAAGCCTGCCGTGCGTCGCGCGGTGTCTCGCGCCCAGGGTTGGGCGCCGTTCAACACGTTCGGCTACGCGGCGGCGTCACGAACCGCGGAGATCTCCTCCATCGAGGACCTGGAAGCCGCGATCGTGTGGGCGAAGAAATACGCTGCTGAAGTCGGTCGAACCGAGCCGCTGGACATCTGTTTCTCTGCGGGCAACCTGCTCGACGACAGCAAGTCCTCCGACGAACGGCACGCCACCATCGCGAAGCTCGAAGCCATGGGCGTGACGTGGCTGACCATCGCCCCTCAGGGTGCCGATCGCCCCGAGGTGATCGATCACGCGCGGGCGTTCGCCAAGGAATTCATCGCATAA
- a CDS encoding acyl-CoA dehydrogenase: protein MGTEGDAALDDAADIELVRGAARDFLAECGTHDSLKDLAAMDWTGLLVNEDLGGSGWRPVETTVIAEELGRSGNSTHWLGSVTAAGALSSAPPQIRDQWLPAMLDGTGAAACALAADVTRVSGAESVDIIVTFGGNGIHLFEAANTLPREADEEMLDVNRPVWRVDLSGAQSVPIGGPERAEQLLALARILLSADSLGALSATFDRLVTYLKDRIAFGAPIASFQAVQHRLAELSVFEAKARAVLTKAARALSSDTTTSDAVTLSVAAHSFIAANATAAVDECMQLSGGIGFTWEYPLHHELRRVFTNACLLGTARSSRALFADRVGW from the coding sequence GTGGGCACTGAGGGAGATGCCGCCCTCGACGATGCGGCCGACATCGAACTGGTACGTGGCGCGGCGCGCGACTTCCTGGCAGAGTGCGGAACGCACGACTCCCTCAAAGACCTCGCGGCGATGGACTGGACAGGGCTGCTGGTCAACGAGGATCTCGGCGGCAGTGGGTGGCGTCCGGTTGAGACCACGGTCATCGCCGAGGAACTCGGACGTTCGGGAAACTCGACACACTGGCTCGGCAGCGTCACGGCCGCTGGGGCGCTGAGTTCGGCGCCGCCGCAGATACGTGATCAGTGGTTGCCCGCCATGCTCGACGGCACCGGTGCGGCGGCCTGCGCCCTCGCAGCTGATGTCACGCGTGTCTCGGGCGCCGAGTCGGTGGACATCATCGTCACATTCGGTGGCAACGGGATTCATCTGTTCGAGGCGGCGAACACACTGCCGCGGGAAGCCGACGAAGAGATGTTGGACGTCAACCGACCGGTGTGGCGTGTCGACCTCTCCGGAGCACAGAGCGTGCCCATCGGCGGACCCGAACGGGCGGAGCAACTACTCGCACTGGCCAGAATCCTGCTGAGCGCGGATTCGCTCGGTGCACTATCGGCCACCTTCGACCGGCTGGTCACCTACCTCAAGGACCGGATCGCCTTCGGTGCACCGATCGCGAGTTTCCAAGCGGTACAACACCGTTTGGCGGAACTGTCGGTGTTCGAGGCCAAGGCCCGCGCGGTCCTCACCAAGGCCGCGCGCGCGCTGTCCTCCGATACCACCACGAGCGACGCGGTCACCCTGTCCGTCGCGGCGCATTCCTTCATCGCGGCGAACGCCACAGCGGCGGTCGACGAGTGCATGCAACTTTCGGGGGGTATCGGATTCACCTGGGAATACCCGCTGCACCATGAATTGCGCCGGGTTTTCACGAACGCGTGTCTACTCGGCACCGCGCGGTCCAGCCGCGCTTTGTTCGCCGATAGGGTCGGCTGGTGA
- a CDS encoding amidohydrolase, whose translation MTTIDYGIFDCDTHCYETRDAFTRYLPAEFKDRAITTVRGADGVEVILAGHRVATFNSEGGLGLDVAYRPGSLKEMLRQMGSGNPEESYEPQPMQPEYVERSARLAVMAKQNVERMVIYPSGMALAAEHYVDDTAALYANLRSFNRWIDDEWGFDFEGRIYATALLSLRDLDSAIAETEAIIAEGAKFVMLPTGPAYGRSPGDPYFDPVYARLQEAGCVLVYHIMPFWYFNAISPAWGHNPDPASWHMSAWQWMNIYGQRPIEDTLSALIFDNLFGRFPKLNALVAEHGAEWVPFFLKHMDKSRGMGRNGPWIGGKLTERPSRIFRQHVRVVPYPEDDIPGIVSSLGYDDVLVMGSDFPHAEGLAEPADFLKLLDPLDDAAKRRIMRDNAEHLLLRS comes from the coding sequence GTGACCACCATTGATTACGGCATTTTCGACTGCGACACGCACTGCTATGAGACGCGCGATGCTTTCACCAGGTACCTTCCCGCGGAGTTCAAGGACCGTGCCATCACGACCGTGCGGGGGGCCGACGGCGTTGAGGTGATTCTCGCCGGTCACCGCGTTGCGACGTTCAACAGCGAGGGCGGCCTCGGTCTGGATGTGGCGTACCGCCCCGGTTCGCTGAAGGAGATGCTCCGCCAGATGGGGTCGGGTAACCCCGAGGAGTCCTACGAGCCGCAACCCATGCAGCCGGAGTACGTCGAACGTTCGGCGCGGCTCGCGGTGATGGCCAAGCAGAACGTCGAACGGATGGTGATCTATCCGAGCGGAATGGCACTGGCCGCCGAACACTACGTCGACGACACAGCGGCGCTGTACGCGAACCTGCGGTCGTTCAACCGCTGGATCGACGACGAATGGGGCTTCGACTTCGAGGGCCGCATCTATGCGACCGCGCTGTTGTCTCTGCGCGATCTCGACTCCGCGATCGCCGAGACCGAGGCGATCATCGCTGAAGGTGCGAAGTTCGTGATGCTGCCGACCGGGCCCGCCTACGGGCGGTCGCCGGGCGATCCGTATTTCGACCCGGTCTACGCGCGGCTGCAGGAAGCCGGCTGCGTGCTCGTGTACCACATCATGCCGTTCTGGTACTTCAACGCGATCTCGCCTGCCTGGGGGCATAACCCCGACCCGGCGTCCTGGCACATGTCGGCGTGGCAGTGGATGAACATCTACGGTCAGCGCCCGATCGAGGACACGCTCTCAGCGTTGATCTTCGACAATCTGTTCGGCCGCTTCCCGAAACTCAACGCGTTGGTCGCCGAGCACGGCGCCGAGTGGGTGCCGTTCTTTCTCAAGCACATGGACAAGAGTCGCGGCATGGGGCGCAACGGCCCATGGATCGGAGGCAAGCTGACCGAGCGGCCGTCCAGGATCTTCCGACAGCACGTCCGCGTCGTGCCGTACCCCGAGGACGACATCCCGGGCATCGTTTCCAGCCTGGGGTACGACGACGTGTTGGTGATGGGTTCGGACTTCCCGCACGCCGAGGGGCTGGCCGAACCGGCGGACTTCCTCAAACTCCTCGACCCGCTCGATGACGCGGCGAAGCGTCGCATCATGCGCGACAACGCCGAACATCTGCTGCTGCGGAGCTGA
- a CDS encoding acyl-CoA dehydrogenase, translated as MSTAEAVDHHDLREAVRDFLTARSPSSAVRAAMDSQPGYDERVWRELTADLGLAAIAVPEEFGGAGAGLPELAVVFEEMGAALLCAPFFSTVALAIPTLLASGDTVAMREYLPELVVGSRTATVVLNGTLDAWEPNAVTLTARTDGGHSRIDGVAERVLDGYTANTVLVAANTASGISLFAVDGDADGLGREPLTTLDRTRKIAKLSFDGVAARLIGTDGTVAAALESAYRVAVIALASEQLGAAQRCLDMAVDYAKERIQFGRAIGSFQAVKHRCADMLVLVEGARSAVWHAAGLPEGEERAVAASVAKMACSEAFLQVALDNMRIHGGIGFTWEHDAHLYVRRAKASQLIFGTPAYHAQRLADLVTSSSH; from the coding sequence ATGTCCACCGCTGAGGCGGTCGATCACCACGACCTGCGCGAAGCAGTCCGCGATTTTCTCACCGCCAGGTCGCCGAGCAGCGCCGTTCGAGCCGCGATGGATTCTCAGCCCGGCTATGACGAGCGGGTCTGGCGCGAGTTGACCGCCGACCTCGGCCTGGCAGCGATCGCCGTGCCCGAGGAGTTCGGGGGCGCGGGCGCGGGCCTGCCCGAACTCGCGGTCGTCTTCGAGGAGATGGGCGCGGCCCTGCTGTGCGCCCCGTTCTTCTCCACCGTCGCGCTCGCGATCCCGACGCTTCTCGCCAGCGGTGACACGGTCGCAATGCGGGAGTATCTACCCGAACTTGTCGTCGGATCGAGGACCGCCACCGTCGTTCTGAACGGAACCCTCGATGCGTGGGAGCCGAACGCCGTCACGCTGACGGCACGCACTGACGGCGGCCACAGCCGGATCGACGGAGTCGCCGAACGGGTCCTCGACGGTTACACGGCGAATACCGTTCTCGTTGCGGCAAATACAGCTTCAGGCATCTCGCTGTTCGCGGTGGACGGGGACGCCGACGGGCTGGGCCGCGAACCGTTGACGACGCTCGACCGGACACGCAAGATCGCCAAGCTGAGCTTCGACGGCGTCGCCGCGCGGCTCATCGGCACCGACGGCACCGTCGCGGCCGCCCTCGAGAGCGCATACCGGGTCGCCGTCATCGCCCTGGCCTCAGAACAACTCGGAGCGGCGCAGCGCTGCCTCGATATGGCCGTGGACTACGCGAAAGAACGCATCCAATTCGGCCGTGCCATCGGCAGCTTCCAGGCCGTCAAACATCGGTGCGCAGACATGCTCGTGCTGGTCGAGGGGGCGCGATCGGCCGTGTGGCACGCCGCCGGACTGCCTGAAGGTGAGGAGCGAGCGGTGGCGGCTTCGGTGGCCAAGATGGCCTGTTCAGAAGCGTTTCTTCAGGTGGCGCTGGACAACATGCGGATTCACGGCGGCATCGGATTCACCTGGGAGCACGACGCACACCTCTACGTCCGTCGCGCGAAGGCCAGCCAACTGATCTTCGGTACCCCCGCCTACCACGCACAACGCCTGGCGGACCTCGTCACATCATCAAGCCACTAG